The proteins below are encoded in one region of Gadus macrocephalus chromosome 14, ASM3116895v1:
- the LOC132471933 gene encoding membrane-spanning 4-domains subfamily A member 3-like isoform X1, with translation MSSVKFESFGMKTATEDEEEEQEALVKLRTFQRGRPTLLGAVQIVIGVIVMVKVGAMFFIDVHFQIYSTSYWGFLFFITAGSMAISTNRKLSIAKMKGALWTNGLAALVAAGGAGLHFYVGFTYPSCHTNDVCFYLGLSEMALVGLHGLELVVALLVVFFAHRALSSSP, from the exons ATGTCATCAGTGAAGTTTGAGAGCTTCGGAATGAAGACGGCGActgaggacgaagaggaggaacaAGAGGCCCTTGTCAAACTCAGGACATTTCAGAGGGGACGGCCCACGCTACTGGGA GCGGTTCAGATCGTGATCGGGGTCATCGTGATGGTGAAGGTGGGGGCCATGTTCTTCATCGACGTGCACTTCCAGATCTACTCTACCTCGTACTGGGGCTTCCTCTTT TTCATCACGGCTGGCTCCATGGCCATCTCCACCAACAGGAAGCTGAGCATTGCCAAG ATGAAGGGCGCGCTGTGGACCAACGGGCTGGCTGCGCTGGTGGCGGCCGGTGGGGCCGGGCTTCACTTCTACGTAGGATTCACGTACCCTTCCTGTCACACCAACGACGTCTGCTTCTATCTG ggccTCAGTGAGATGGCTCTGGTGGGTCTTCACGGGCTGGAGCTCGTGGTGGCTCTCCTGGTCGTGTTCTTCGCTCACAGAGCCCTGAGCTCCTCACCTTGA
- the LOC132471933 gene encoding membrane-spanning 4-domains subfamily A member 3-like isoform X2: MSSVKFESFGMKTATEDEEEEQEALVKLRTFQRGRPTLLGAVQIVIGVIVMVKVGAMFFIDVHFQIYSTSYWGFLFFITAGSMAISTNRKLSIAKMKGALWTNGLAALVAAGGAGLHFYVGFTYPSCHTNDVCFYLGRRMSNFQPKISNKKH, from the exons ATGTCATCAGTGAAGTTTGAGAGCTTCGGAATGAAGACGGCGActgaggacgaagaggaggaacaAGAGGCCCTTGTCAAACTCAGGACATTTCAGAGGGGACGGCCCACGCTACTGGGA GCGGTTCAGATCGTGATCGGGGTCATCGTGATGGTGAAGGTGGGGGCCATGTTCTTCATCGACGTGCACTTCCAGATCTACTCTACCTCGTACTGGGGCTTCCTCTTT TTCATCACGGCTGGCTCCATGGCCATCTCCACCAACAGGAAGCTGAGCATTGCCAAG ATGAAGGGCGCGCTGTGGACCAACGGGCTGGCTGCGCTGGTGGCGGCCGGTGGGGCCGGGCTTCACTTCTACGTAGGATTCACGTACCCTTCCTGTCACACCAACGACGTCTGCTTCTATCTG GGACGACGGATGAGCAACTTCCAGCCGAAGATTTCAAACAAGAAGCACTAA
- the LOC132471931 gene encoding membrane-spanning 4-domains subfamily A member 4D-like isoform X3: MSGSLDLRMESGEREQLASPQNEPTASEGLGKFQRLKPTILGAIEVTIGISMALTAIAYLAVDVDPYLTAILFWGILIYIPAGGLTIAADWKPTRAKVCAALGMNVLVALSAVAGSPLHGFAIVIFGFEECVTLCHSEFVMLAASILLFIISIIVVASAVSALCASRKPSKEHTVI; this comes from the exons ATGTCTGGGAGCCTTGATTTGAGGATGGAGAGCGGAGAGAGGGAACAATTGGCTTCTCCCCAGAATGAACCAACAGCCTCTGAGGGCCTCGGAAAGTTCCAGCGATTGAAGCCCACAATACTCGGA GCGATTGAAGTAACAATTGGGATCTCCATGGCACTGACCGCAATCGCGTATCTGGCTGTCGATGTCGACCCTTACCTAACAGCAATCCTCTTCTGGGGAATCCTCATC TACATCCCTGCTGGGGGTCTGACCATCGCTGCTGACTGGAAACCCACCAGGGCCAAG GTGTGCGCTGCGTTGGGGATGAATGTGCTGGTGGCTCTCTCGGCCGTCGCTGGAAGTCCTCTTCATGGCTTTGCTATTGTAATATTTGGGTTTGAAGAGTGCGTAACTCTG TGTCACAGTGAATTTGTCATGCTGGCAGCGTCCATCTTGCTGTTCATCATCTCTATAATCGTTGTTGCATCTGCAGTGTCTGCTCTGTGTGCCTCTAGAAAG